DNA from Thunnus maccoyii chromosome 21, fThuMac1.1, whole genome shotgun sequence:
AAATATCTTTGAGGAAGTaaccaactgctggaaaagctATGACTGAACCATGGAGCAACATAGTACTGAGGTAAGAAAAAGGGGCTCAAAAAAAAGGGAATCATCACTGCACAGGTTATCTCACCTCACGTCATCACCTCCTTCAGGACCACACGTGCCCACCACAGTGGTTTCGCCTGTGGCCGTCGTGGCCTTCGAGTCATTTTTCAGCAAACCGCTTCTTTCCTCCTCACTGCCACAGGGACTCTCAGCGTGACAGCAACTGTTCCCCATCTGCTCGCTCCCTCGGCCTGGGAGGTCAGACAGGTATCAGGCTGAACGATGACCTCTGCTCCAAAACAACAGCGAGCGACCTGATGAGTCGCTGAAGGCTGGAGATTTCAGGAGTCCATGACGAAGAGGGTCAAGGGATTGACACCTACAGGAAGAATGTGCAACATCACTGGATGAGTAACTTGAAGACTCGTGGTGTTACAACAAGAGAGAGAGTCTTGAGAACGGGTTACATATACACAGCATCACAATGAGATAGTTCattccagtgtttcccctatgattgtacaggcctggtgggccaccAGGCCTATAAGAGGCCCCACCGGGCcaaaaaaaccttttctttaatgccaaaaataacacctaatatccattcatttggaaatcaataatcatatgtttttgggagcctctgtgctgcactgttctgaaacatgagtcaacctctgtgttgttgccagGGAAACTCTTGACGCGATATGAGTACCTCGTCTATTTAGGGTTTTTTCGGTGCAAACCACCGAGCCTGGGAAAAATTCTAGGGGAAACACCGCATTCTCATAACTATCACAAAACAATCATTATgaacacttcttttttttttttccatttcagtcAATTTTACATGTCCCACTTTAGAAAATGTGGTTTGCAATGTGGGATATCAGGGTTATTTTAATGTCGGACAGTCATATATGTTGTTAAATTggtgaaatatgcatttaagTACAATACCAGCAGTTATTGAGGGGTCTTAGACTTGTAATGCTtaatttttacttattttaaggCAGGTTGCAAATTATATTGTTACtaatattaatacataatacattacTATACTATCAGTGACAGCAAAAACACTATATTTACTGAAATGACCAAATGTGAGCATAAACTGGAGGTTTTTATTGTATAAATTAAGGTGATTTAGACCTTTTAGTTTCCCAATGAGTTTACTATATTTCAGCCTGAACTGTCCCACATTAGGAAAAGCACATGAACTGGGACAATTTGGAACAAGGAAgacttttatattgttttatattattttatatcacAGTGTGATATTTTATCTTCTCTTCTCTGATATTATTAGAAACACCTTGAGGATTTCAGAAAGGTATTGGGTGCGGACAAATGTGTTGGCgtcataataaaatatatataaatatatatatactgcttAAGTGCCAATTGCAGAAATTGTACATTATTATAGGCTCACTTCTTTGGCTGAAACCTTTCTACATTTCTCAAATCTATCCGGGAAGCATTTTAGATTTCAACCAACAGAATACAGCGTGTTGTAGCGCGATACTGTGTATTTAGTGTATAAAATCATAACTAACTCACATTTTAGTGCCACTGAAACACAAGGAAAGACGTTAATACATAACATATTTCACACAACACATAGCCAACTGTCACTGTCACGTTAATAAAGACGAGATACGTACCTCGGTTGAGCTTTAATGGAGACAAACTCCACAAGCTTTCAATCATGAAGCTGCgatttctctttcacttttgcTTCGCAGGGAAAACAGGCTTGTAGTTAAGCTAGCCAGCTAGCAACACGGTGaacttaaaatacaaacatgcgCCACCCGGAGAGGTCGCCACTCATCAGAAACACCGCGGACACACCGGTGACTCCCTATAATGACGGAAACATTACCGTTTAACGCGACACACTTCGTAAACAGCGCGTGTTTATGTTACATCTGTCGATACGAGCCCCTTAGCTTAGCCGGAGCAGCAGGGTCACGCTCTGTCCGAGCGCATGACGTCATCCTCATGAGTATGGAGGACCACGACTGTCACGGAAATAGTAATAAAGcgtttaattaattaataactaaTTGCACAATAAAGACAATAACTAGTAAATTCGCTTACAAATTaattaatccataaataaatagactaaattaaaaactgactaattaatattttaatggcCAATAAAAAACACGAATTAAATATTAATCATCAATAAATAGTTCAAATTAAAACAggatttacaaaaacaacataaaacagtcaataagtacataatttaaaaatacattaatgaattcctacataaataattaaatttcaAAATCGATTTGACAATGCagttttaaaagagaaataagaaaCTAAATTCGCAAATTGAATTAATCTGgcttttaaaatggaaaatccCTTTCTCATTTGCATTTCCATTTCCCAGCTGTGGAGGACCACAAGTATCATGGAAATAGTAATAAAGCatctaattaattaataatttattgtaCAATAAAGACAATAATTGCTAAATTCGTAcacaaattaatgaattaatctcTAAATAAATAGACTACATTACAGaattacaattacaaaattatattacattaatatACTAAATTACAGTCCCGTTTGCATTTCTATTTCCCTGCTGTTTTTACTTGTCATATTAGCTATGCAATTTAACTTCTCCTTTTAGCCATTCCATGACACTTGTGGTCCTCCATACATTGTGGACTCAACAgttaataaattactttttaaaaagtaactgATAATTATTGTCAGTGCAAATAGCCCTACAGAATGTAAATGCTGCACATTACTGGCTTGGAAagataatttgaaaaaaaaaaggttttctttgtttgtcttgttatgTAGTTTAATCCTGTCATATCTACTTGCAAAGaaaattatatacattatagTTTGAATACAGTACtgtgattaaaaaatgttttcattgttattattgaataaaaatataaagatttgtTAAAGAGGGAACAAAGTTGTtgcctgatatcagacagaaaAGTCAACTCATTACTGTTTCAACAGAATCAGTCAGCTCGACTCGGAGTAGGCGGATTCAAAGGTCTGGATCCAGGCAAACAAATGTGGCCACATTCTTGAGTTGTGCGCTCAAAAAGAAACAagtgaacaaataaatgaacaaaagcCCTTTATATAGAATGGCATTTCAGTGCATGAGAATATTTTCTGTTACCtgttcaaacaaaaacattggtCACATTTTATCTCGTCTTTGTAAAACGCAAAATGCCAGAAAGAGGAGATGTTCtgttatttagaaaaaaagttttatggACAGTTTGGCTCATCCTATATAATTAGagtgctgtttttgctttttgttggTGTCTTTGTTTAGTTTGTGGCCCGGGGTCGGGGAATGATGAAATGTGTGGACTGCTTATAGTATCAGTACAGTTtgattaaatggaaaaaagtaaaaaatatactgaaaaaacaaaagccaCATGTATTTTggtatttacagtatgtcagtgtCGGCACTATTATTCGATTGGTCGGTAAGTCGGTCGACAGAAAAATAACTCGGCACATTTCTGATAACTGATTAATATAAGTCACTATTAGGAGAAagatgccaaacatttgctgtttttggcttctaaaatgtgaggatttgctgtttttctctgtcttatgATGGTAAAATGAtggtttttgactgtttgtcATGAAAAGACAAGAATAAAAAAGCAACTCTGCCAATCTGATGACAGACAAATATTTACAAATCAAACTAACGGCTTTGAGCAGCTGTGCTGCAATTCTTGattgtttttacaaataaacacatggcCAATAATAAATAAGCCCTAATATAATTAGGGCttataatataaatgtgtttttttcatttaggtgGACAATGATGTAAATATATGAGAACAGAATAAGTAAAATATAgcaaatccatttttatttaaaataaaatcttcaaCCATTGTACAGTATACAAATTAtatatgattttatataatatcaaaaatacttcatttctgtgtaaaagaaattcacACTAAAACCTATTTTGTGTCACAGCTCATGGTGTCCATTCAAGGGTTCAAACGCACTCTGACTCTGCTCTCTGATCTTCAGTCACTACATGTTCTGCAACTCGTGTATGTGAGCGATCAGCTCCTGCGGCAGTCCGAGCTCCGACACTAAATCCACGCAGCGCTGCAGGAGGTTGTCAAGACTTTCTCCTGAGCTGGAGGAGCAGTCACTGGACCCTGAATACTGCTTCTGTGGCTGGTGAGGAAAGTCCTGGTccattttttctcctctcctgcagCAGTCCGCCTCTTTGCATCCTTCTCCGCAACAACCCTGATCTCCCTGATCCACCTCCAGATCTTCCATGCTCTCCGAGACGTCGCTCACACTGGGAGGAGGATTCTCCAAAGCCCTCTTGATGCCCTCTGTGATCGCGTCTTCGTGCTGTGTAACTCGCTGCAGGAGGTCAGTCACAGAGGCTGGGACGGGGTTTTCCGGATGTTGGATCTCGCACCAGCACCATATAGcactgagacacaaagaggcAACAGTGTCAGATACAATAGGACAGAGAAGTGACTGGGAGAACCATCTGactaacagaaaaaaagactttaatAATAGCCAATACAAAAGAGACTCATGATGTTTCTGTGCAAGAAAGAAGCTGAAAtctttacagtgtttttaaaaagttcacaaacatagaaagcctgaaaaaataaCCAGATACTCTTTTCTGATATATATGATtattatatgttaaaaaaacaacaacaagttgATAAGTTTCCTGGTTGATGTTCATTAACTTCTATTATTAACCGCAACAACAGTTAATAATAGTAGTTCTGCTGCATGATTGTAACATAAAATATTGTCACATGAAAGACACTAAAGCTACACACTAATAACCACCAACATGCATGAGTTTATAGCTAAAAAAACCCAGTTATAATACAAGTAACTGGTCAGGAAGATGACGGaaatcagtggttctcaatGATTTTGGTTGGTGACTCCttaaaaatgaagcaatgtctAATTGTGACCTCTAATCACAACtagattgttttcatttgaaatatttttagagGCCTGGAGAGGTGAACGggagaaaagtaagaaaatgagagaaaactgttaattaaacatattttggaaCAGAATATACACTCACCGGCTACTTTATTAAGAACATAtgtgcaatctaatgtaatccaatacaacagctctgccataaattctactttaatGATGCTTATACATTTccagtttttgttgatgttgtcagaaaggtgataattctattttatgtttattattgaggtcgtagtggatggtggtggtgtactggagtgcattgattgaatggtgttcctaatatttacTACATTAACATATATGatgggggcaaaatattaggaacaccattcaatataatgcacttcAGTACACCACCATcacgacctcaataataaacattgaCTTGACTTTAATTTcactatgtatgtatgtatgtatgtatgtatgtatgcatctATCTATCAGAATATAATCAATAGTCCTTGGCAAACACTTAACATAACCAACCTAAAAACGCAGATAAGTACATATATCTCTATATAAGTTAGATGGTTTACCTTACTATTCCTTTGAGGCGGCCCACAGCCACAGTCTGAGCTGCTCCTTCTCTGAATCCCAGGTCGAAACCCCTCTGAAGTGAGGCCTCCTCTCCGGCGTCAACACCGTCCACATAACCATCCTGTTCACACAACAACATCCCAcagtcacatttacacactaaaCACACCCCTACAGCTCTGTGAACATGAGTAGTTTCACTGATTTAGAGCTCGTAAAACAAGAAATTGTGAAGCCGCTTCAGGTTTACCCTGACACGTTTCTTCATGTTGGATATCCACTCTTTACTCTGCAGACTCAGCTCGTCTCCGCTCTCGTCGAAAACATCTCCTCCTCCGTACGACACAGATTTAAACCAGGACatcgttaaaaaaaaactgtctgtggATGTTTTACTGGCTGTGAAACTGTGTGAGCATCAGACAGGCAGCTACGCACTTTTCTGCCTCAGTAGCAACTTCTAGTTGTTGTACGTGACGTCATCATCCTGCGCCTAACGGGgtaaattcttcttcttttgttgttttaatggcGGCTTGCAAATAGCTTTTAgatgcattaccgccaccttctggaTTGGAGTGTGAATCAGCCCAATTACTATACTATTACATTAAATTCTCTTATTAATTCCTGTAAATAGCCCTGCACCCTACATCAGTgcttctcaaagtggggtccggggacccccaggggtccttgaaggggctccagggggtccccagcaaacaggggaatcatttattttcattatgattcCATctataacacaatgacagaatgtatgactgttttggtcatggttttcacacactttctgtaataaaacatctaaaatctTAGcctgtggtctaatttgtgtcagtttaaggGTCCTTGACATGATAAAGTTTGACAACCACTGCCTTACATCACCTGAACTCCTCTGCAACATTTACCTAATACAAAAGTGTCATGTGAGTCCTTTTAAGTGTAATTTTAAGAGTCTGCCTCTCTTGTTGATATGTGGGACAGTAAAGAAATACACCCTGCACCGTTTCCTGTAGTccacattgttttaataaagctTTTTCATTATGTTTAATGTTCAAACCTCATTGTTGATATAATGTCCTCTTCCTTTCTATTTCTTTtgcttcctctcatttctcctGCTTACCTTTGAATGCTTGGCCCTCATTTCCTGTATTTCACCCTTcctgctgtttctttttcatttctgattcGATTACACTTTTAACCTCAGCTTTGCTATATTTTACAACCCTGcttatttctccttttcctgTTGCTCCTTTGGCATATTTATCTGCCAGATCATTTCCATCCACACCAATATGTGCAGGAATCCACAtgaatttaatttctattcctgCTCTCTTAATTCTGACTACTGTTTGATCTGTCTTGCCTTGTATCTGACTGCATGTATGTAATACTCGTTAGTGCACTAGTGGTTTGTCTTCTTCTATCCATCTTGGAGCGAGTAGAGTAGCTAACAGTTCTCCTGTATATACTGCTAAGTTATCATTAACCCTTTTATTtgacattacattacaattCTGGGATGATAAACACTGTCCCTGCTCTATTGTCT
Protein-coding regions in this window:
- the otulina gene encoding OTU deubiquitinase with linear linkage specificity a, with amino-acid sequence MSWFKSVSYGGGDVFDESGDELSLQSKEWISNMKKRVRDGYVDGVDAGEEASLQRGFDLGFREGAAQTVAVGRLKGIVSAIWCWCEIQHPENPVPASVTDLLQRVTQHEDAITEGIKRALENPPPSVSDVSESMEDLEVDQGDQGCCGEGCKEADCCRRGEKMDQDFPHQPQKQYSGSSDCSSSSGESLDNLLQRCVDLVSELGLPQELIAHIHELQNM